One Micromonospora sp. FIMYZ51 genomic window carries:
- a CDS encoding BTAD domain-containing putative transcriptional regulator: MVVQFRLLGNVEAEADGNAIDLGHVRQRCVLAVLLVEANKAVHVDRLLDRVWLDRPPQRAHGTLYSYLSRLRRALSVADDVGIARQQGGYLLNVDAMAVDLHRFQALVARARLTADDDQALRQFDEALGLWRGEPFTGLDTPWFNTMRTALHQARLAAERDRTDIALRRGQHSTLLAELSRAVAEQPLDERLAGQLMLALSRSGRQAEALEQYQRIRHQLADVLGVDPGRDLQELYLRILHGDPGFAASAVAASGPGSARTPRLLPPPPANFTGRARELAALTEAVDRQVDTGGGTISAVGGMGGIGKTWLALRWAHDNLDRFPDGQLYVNLRGFEPAAAALPPAVALRGFLDALGVPPGSVPTDLDAQAGMYRSLLAGRRMLIVLDNARDAEQVRPLLPGVPGCAVVVTSRQQLSGLVAAEGARPVTLDLLTAAEARELLASRLNDHRIEAEPTPVQGIVERCSGLPLALAIVAARAAAQPGFPLAALDRELGDLQGSLDGFAGSGDPATDLRSVFSWSYRALGEPAARLFRLLGLHPGPDISVPAAASLAALPQRQVRPVLGELSRVQLLVERIPGRYTCHDLLRAYAAELVESEPADAHRAAVHRMLDHYLHSACAADARLSPLRDRLVLPPAEAGVRPEAPADNAQALAWFTEETAVLLRVVELAARHGFDRHVRQLAWASTTFLSRRGYWADLIAVQGRALTAAERDGDRAAQAQAHRDIVPAYSETGRFEVARAHLERALALLDELADRVGQAHTLLTLGWLSEKEGDQAVALHHDQQALRLFRDNGHQAGEARALNALGWDHAMLGAHHEAVRYCQQAVALQRRLGDLTGEANSWDTLGYAHHHLGHYEWAARCYGRSLKLNRELGHRYNEAEALQHLGDTRQALGDHPAATRCWRRALQILTEIAHPEAEQLRKKLAATQATVVRPRAVSNGTVDGRTRGRITAVRWSASRSGPAAADRTAPGATSE; encoded by the coding sequence ATGGTGGTGCAGTTCAGGCTGCTGGGTAATGTCGAGGCAGAGGCCGACGGCAATGCCATCGATCTCGGCCATGTTCGCCAGCGCTGTGTGCTGGCGGTGCTGCTGGTCGAGGCGAACAAGGCCGTCCATGTCGATCGGCTACTCGACCGGGTGTGGCTGGACCGGCCACCGCAGCGGGCCCACGGCACGCTCTACAGCTACCTGTCCCGGCTGCGGCGGGCGCTCAGCGTCGCCGACGATGTCGGCATCGCCCGACAGCAGGGCGGTTACCTGCTGAACGTCGACGCCATGGCGGTGGACCTGCACCGGTTCCAGGCGCTTGTCGCCCGGGCCCGGCTCACCGCCGACGACGACCAGGCGCTGCGGCAGTTCGACGAGGCGCTCGGCCTGTGGCGCGGGGAGCCGTTCACGGGCCTGGACACCCCCTGGTTCAACACCATGCGGACCGCCCTGCATCAGGCGCGTCTGGCTGCCGAGCGGGACCGGACCGATATCGCGCTGCGTCGCGGGCAGCATTCCACGCTGCTTGCCGAACTGTCCCGCGCGGTGGCCGAACAGCCGTTGGACGAGCGGCTCGCCGGCCAGCTCATGCTGGCGCTGTCCCGTTCGGGCCGCCAAGCCGAGGCCCTTGAGCAATATCAGCGGATCCGGCACCAGCTGGCCGACGTGTTGGGCGTCGACCCGGGCCGTGACCTACAGGAGCTGTACCTGCGGATCCTGCACGGCGATCCCGGCTTCGCCGCCTCGGCGGTAGCGGCCAGCGGACCCGGCAGCGCCCGTACGCCCCGACTGCTGCCGCCGCCACCGGCGAACTTCACCGGCCGCGCCCGCGAGTTGGCGGCTCTCACCGAGGCTGTCGACCGGCAGGTCGACACGGGCGGCGGCACCATCTCGGCGGTCGGCGGGATGGGTGGGATCGGCAAGACCTGGTTGGCGTTGCGGTGGGCGCACGACAACCTGGACCGGTTCCCCGACGGGCAGCTCTACGTCAACCTGCGCGGCTTCGAGCCCGCCGCGGCGGCGTTGCCACCCGCGGTGGCGCTACGCGGCTTCCTCGACGCCCTCGGGGTGCCGCCCGGATCCGTACCGACGGACCTGGACGCGCAGGCCGGCATGTACCGCAGCCTGCTGGCCGGGCGGCGGATGCTGATCGTGCTCGACAATGCGCGCGACGCCGAGCAGGTGCGGCCACTGTTGCCTGGCGTCCCCGGCTGCGCCGTGGTGGTGACCAGCCGCCAGCAACTCTCCGGCCTGGTGGCGGCCGAGGGCGCCCGCCCGGTCACACTCGACCTGCTCACCGCCGCCGAGGCCCGCGAGTTGCTGGCGAGCCGGCTCAACGACCACCGGATCGAAGCCGAGCCGACGCCGGTGCAGGGGATCGTCGAACGCTGTTCCGGGCTGCCGCTGGCCCTGGCGATCGTGGCCGCCCGCGCGGCCGCCCAACCCGGATTCCCGCTCGCCGCGCTGGACCGCGAACTGGGCGACCTACAGGGCAGCCTCGACGGCTTCGCCGGCAGCGGCGACCCCGCCACCGACCTGCGCTCGGTGTTCTCCTGGTCCTACCGGGCACTCGGCGAGCCGGCGGCGCGGCTGTTCCGCCTGCTCGGGCTCCATCCCGGGCCGGACATCTCGGTGCCGGCCGCCGCCAGCCTCGCCGCCCTGCCGCAACGGCAGGTGCGTCCCGTCCTCGGCGAGTTGAGCCGGGTGCAGTTGCTTGTGGAGCGGATCCCGGGCAGATACACCTGCCACGACCTGTTGCGGGCGTACGCGGCGGAGTTGGTCGAGTCGGAACCTGCGGATGCGCACCGCGCCGCGGTGCACCGGATGCTGGACCACTACCTGCACAGCGCCTGTGCGGCCGACGCCCGGCTGTCGCCGCTGCGGGACCGGCTCGTGCTGCCGCCGGCCGAGGCGGGGGTACGGCCGGAGGCACCGGCGGACAACGCGCAGGCGTTGGCCTGGTTCACCGAGGAAACGGCCGTACTGCTGCGGGTGGTCGAGCTGGCCGCCCGGCACGGCTTCGACCGGCACGTCCGCCAGTTGGCGTGGGCGTCGACCACCTTCCTCAGCCGGCGCGGCTACTGGGCGGACCTGATCGCCGTCCAGGGGCGCGCGTTGACCGCCGCCGAGCGCGACGGTGACCGGGCGGCGCAGGCGCAGGCACATCGGGACATCGTCCCCGCCTACTCCGAAACCGGGCGGTTCGAGGTGGCCCGCGCTCACCTGGAACGTGCCCTGGCGCTGCTGGACGAACTCGCCGACCGGGTCGGCCAGGCGCATACCCTGCTGACGCTGGGCTGGCTGAGTGAGAAGGAGGGCGACCAGGCGGTCGCGCTGCACCACGACCAGCAGGCGCTGCGGCTCTTCCGCGACAACGGGCACCAGGCGGGGGAGGCTCGGGCACTCAACGCGCTGGGCTGGGACCACGCCATGCTCGGCGCGCATCACGAGGCGGTCCGCTACTGCCAGCAGGCCGTCGCTCTGCAACGCCGGCTCGGTGACCTGACCGGCGAGGCGAACAGTTGGGACACGCTCGGCTACGCCCACCACCATCTCGGCCACTACGAGTGGGCGGCCCGCTGTTATGGCCGGTCGTTGAAACTCAACCGCGAACTCGGCCACCGCTACAACGAGGCCGAGGCGTTACAGCATCTCGGCGACACCCGTCAGGCCCTCGGCGACCACCCGGCCGCCACCCGCTGCTGGCGGCGTGCCCTGCAAATTCTCACGGAGATAGCGCACCCGGAGGCCGAACAGCTCCGGAAGAAGCTCGCCGCCACCCAGGCGACGGTCGTCCGCCCGCGCGCCGTCTCGAACGGCACTGTCGACGGGAGGACTCGGGGCCGGATCACGGCTGTCCGCTGGAGCGCGAGTCGAAGCGGTCCGGCGGCTGCTGACCGGACAGCTCCCGGCGCTACCAGTGAATGA
- a CDS encoding methyltransferase domain-containing protein, with amino-acid sequence MAASDRGDLGQVFNEVPQLYDRVRPGYPDELFADLAAITGLDERSSVLEVGCGTGQATGSLAALGYPVTAVEPGAAMAALARQRLAGHRDVRVEESTFERWDDRGRRFDVLVAASAWHWVDPSIGWRRAHRVLRPGGWLALLGHVVVRRPGEPEVYAETADLHERFSPGNPDWGHPPLAEEVCATDTGWGSVEDPGALFGPPVVRWYPTVQWFTGDGFADLLRSLSPYRRLDHAVREPLLDAIAERIRSHLEDRAARRYLTVLRLGQRR; translated from the coding sequence ATGGCGGCGTCGGATCGCGGTGACCTCGGCCAGGTGTTCAACGAGGTACCGCAGCTCTACGACCGGGTCCGGCCCGGATATCCCGACGAGTTGTTCGCGGACCTGGCCGCGATCACCGGCCTGGACGAGCGGTCGTCGGTGCTGGAGGTGGGCTGCGGCACCGGCCAGGCGACCGGTTCACTTGCGGCGCTCGGCTATCCGGTGACCGCCGTCGAGCCGGGCGCGGCGATGGCCGCGCTCGCCCGGCAACGGCTCGCCGGTCACCGCGACGTACGCGTCGAGGAGTCCACGTTCGAGCGGTGGGACGATCGCGGACGACGCTTCGACGTCCTGGTGGCCGCGTCGGCGTGGCACTGGGTCGATCCGTCGATCGGGTGGCGACGCGCGCACCGGGTGTTGCGCCCCGGAGGCTGGCTGGCGTTGCTCGGCCACGTCGTGGTCCGCCGGCCCGGCGAGCCGGAGGTGTACGCCGAGACCGCCGATCTGCACGAACGGTTCTCGCCCGGAAATCCCGACTGGGGTCATCCGCCGCTGGCGGAGGAGGTATGCGCCACGGACACTGGTTGGGGCTCGGTCGAGGATCCCGGTGCCCTGTTCGGCCCGCCGGTCGTCCGGTGGTACCCGACCGTGCAGTGGTTCACCGGCGATGGTTTCGCCGACCTGCTGCGCTCGCTGTCGCCGTACCGCAGGCTCGACCACGCCGTACGCGAGCCGTTGCTCGATGCCATCGCCGAGCGCATCCGCTCCCACCTGGAGGATCGGGCCGCCCGCCGCTATCTGACGGTCCTGCGGCTCGGTCAGCGCCGATGA
- a CDS encoding VOC family protein — MALRLVQVNFKARDDSALGQFWAEALGWGVSIEEPGVTNVEPVGFTWPDPAAVCIDVVTVPDPETVKYGVHLDLATTSAAHQAELVAHLKKLGATPADVGQGDVPWTVLADPEGNVFCVLEPREIYRDTGPIAAVVVDCADPRAMARFWDGAMDWTLHEVTDDHAVLRSAKGVGPYLEFLRTSGVKTVWNRVHLDLKPYPDDDQAAEVARLEALGATSIDVGQGDVSWRCLADPEGNEFCVLSPG, encoded by the coding sequence ATGGCACTCCGTCTGGTTCAGGTCAACTTCAAGGCCCGTGACGACTCGGCCCTCGGCCAGTTCTGGGCGGAGGCGCTCGGCTGGGGTGTCTCCATCGAGGAACCCGGTGTGACAAACGTCGAACCCGTGGGTTTCACCTGGCCGGACCCGGCCGCCGTCTGCATCGACGTGGTCACCGTCCCGGACCCCGAAACCGTCAAGTACGGCGTACACCTGGATCTCGCCACCACCTCCGCGGCCCATCAGGCGGAATTGGTCGCGCATCTGAAGAAACTCGGTGCGACGCCTGCCGACGTGGGCCAGGGCGACGTCCCGTGGACGGTGCTGGCCGACCCGGAGGGCAACGTGTTCTGCGTGCTGGAGCCTCGGGAAATCTACCGGGACACCGGGCCGATCGCCGCCGTGGTGGTCGACTGCGCGGATCCGCGGGCCATGGCCCGGTTCTGGGACGGGGCGATGGACTGGACCCTGCACGAGGTGACCGATGACCATGCGGTGCTGCGGTCGGCCAAGGGCGTCGGACCGTATCTGGAATTCCTCCGCACGTCCGGCGTGAAGACGGTGTGGAACCGGGTCCACCTCGACCTGAAGCCGTACCCCGACGACGATCAGGCGGCGGAGGTCGCCCGGCTGGAGGCGCTCGGAGCCACAAGCATCGACGTCGGCCAGGGCGATGTGTCGTGGCGGTGTCTCGCCGATCCGGAGGGCAACGAGTTTTGCGTCCTCTCCCCGGGCTGA
- a CDS encoding pyridoxamine 5'-phosphate oxidase family protein → MDMEVVWLAELQDISFSRAGVATASSFPAENRMTSAQLARLLHPGAYGVLATTRADGRPHATPASLVLHERAVWLPTVAGAVRLANLAAHPYASLVVMQGDGPNHAMVMMEGAVEVVAASADDVTAAANRYGRELTWATAWIRLTPQKILSYAASG, encoded by the coding sequence ATGGACATGGAAGTGGTCTGGCTTGCCGAACTGCAGGACATCTCCTTCAGCCGGGCCGGTGTCGCCACGGCGTCGTCGTTCCCGGCGGAGAATCGGATGACAAGTGCCCAGCTGGCCCGACTGCTCCACCCGGGGGCGTACGGCGTACTGGCCACCACGAGGGCTGACGGCCGTCCGCACGCCACGCCGGCCAGCTTGGTCCTGCACGAACGGGCCGTGTGGTTACCCACGGTGGCTGGCGCGGTCCGCCTGGCCAACCTCGCCGCACACCCGTACGCGTCGCTTGTCGTCATGCAGGGCGACGGCCCGAATCACGCGATGGTGATGATGGAAGGAGCCGTCGAGGTCGTGGCTGCCTCGGCGGACGACGTGACGGCCGCCGCGAACCGGTACGGCCGGGAACTGACCTGGGCTACGGCGTGGATTCGGCTGACGCCCCAGAAGATTCTCAGTTACGCCGCCAGCGGCTGA